The Alicyclobacillus macrosporangiidus CPP55 genome segment TTGAAAAGGCCGGAGCGCTGTGGGGTCCACCTCATATCGTCTTCTGCGGCAAGCAGACCCTGGATGGGGACACCGGTCAGGTGGGGCCTGGCATCGCCTGCCGTCTCGACTACGAGCAGTTGACGTACGTGGAGCACATTGAGTTGGTCGACGTGGAGCGCGGCGAGGTGGTGGTGCAGCGCCACCTGGAGGACGGGGTGGAACGCGTCCGGGCGCCCTTTCCGGTGTTGATCACGGTGCTCTCCGAGATCAACAAACCGCGCCGCGCCAGCCTGCCTGGCCTGCTGCGCGCGCAAGCCTACCAGCCCATCGTGTGGTCGACCGCAGACTTTGACGATCTCGACCGCAGCAAGATCGGCCTGCGCGGGTCACCCACCATCGTGTCGAAGACGTGGGTGCCCGAGCCCCGGCAGGTGGATACCGAATACTTGCGCGGCACACCCGCGGAGGTGGCGGGACAGCTCGCCACGGTGCTGTTGGAACGCCTGCGCATCACTCAGGGCGCGTGAAGGGGCCTGGTCCCCAGTGGGGACCGTTCAGGCCCGCGAAGCGAGGAGGGACCGCAGATGGCAGAGACCAAACGGAAACCGGCGGTTGGGCTGCAGCCCGAGGGTGAAGTGGACTGGTCCGCATACCGCGGGATCCTGGTGGTATTGGAACAACGGCGGGGCAAGGTGGCCAAAGTCTCCTGGCAGCTGCTCGGGGAGTCGAGGAGACTGGCCGACAAGTTGGACGCACCGCTCATGGCGCTGGTCATCGGGCACGACATCGAAGAGATCGCCCGTCAGGCCATCGGTTACGGGGCGGAGCGCGTCTACCTGTGCGATGCTCCGGAGCTGGCCGACTACCGCACGCGCCCATACAGCCGGGTGTGCCTGCACGTCATTCGCACCGTGAAACCGGAGATCGTCCTGTTCGGTGCCACCTACACGGGGCGCGATCTCGCCGGCGCCATCGCCACGCACCTGCCGACCGGGCTGACGGCGGACTGCACCCAGCTGGACGTGGACGACAACCGGCTTCTGTTGGCCAGCCGCCCGGCCTTCTCGGAGAAGATGGTGGCGACCATCCTGTGCAAGCAGTTCAAACCCCAGATGGCGACGGTGCGCCCGGGGGTGTTTCAGGCCCTGCCCTTCGACGAACGGCGGATGGGAGAGATCATCCGCGTGGCGCCACCCTTGGACTCCCGCAGCATCCGGACCGAAGTGCTCGGGTTCGTCGAAGCGGTCAATCGGGTCAACCTGGAGGACGCTGACGTCATCGTCGCCGGCGGGCGGGGGGTCGGCGGCAAGGCC includes the following:
- a CDS encoding electron transfer flavoprotein subunit beta/FixA family protein, with the translated sequence MLHMVVCIKQVPDSREIRIDPKTNTLIRQGVPAIVNPYDLNGVEAALRIKEQVGGRVTVITMGPPSADKALKQCVAMGADEGILISDRAFAGADTLATSYVLAKAIEKAGALWGPPHIVFCGKQTLDGDTGQVGPGIACRLDYEQLTYVEHIELVDVERGEVVVQRHLEDGVERVRAPFPVLITVLSEINKPRRASLPGLLRAQAYQPIVWSTADFDDLDRSKIGLRGSPTIVSKTWVPEPRQVDTEYLRGTPAEVAGQLATVLLERLRITQGA
- a CDS encoding electron transfer flavoprotein subunit alpha/FixB family protein, coding for MDWSAYRGILVVLEQRRGKVAKVSWQLLGESRRLADKLDAPLMALVIGHDIEEIARQAIGYGAERVYLCDAPELADYRTRPYSRVCLHVIRTVKPEIVLFGATYTGRDLAGAIATHLPTGLTADCTQLDVDDNRLLLASRPAFSEKMVATILCKQFKPQMATVRPGVFQALPFDERRMGEIIRVAPPLDSRSIRTEVLGFVEAVNRVNLEDADVIVAGGRGVGGKAGFELLAQLATALGGQVGASRAAVDLGWISHDHQVGQTGTTVRPKVYIAAGISGAVQHVVGMQNAELIVSINKDPDAPIHRIAHYAVIGDLFEVIPALTEAVRAARTKEHVPVV